In Plasmodium malariae genome assembly, chromosome: 11, the following proteins share a genomic window:
- the PmUG01_11011800 gene encoding PIR protein produces MGSFLEALPSQFYYRKKFESLSLDYCFLEDKVEKLKPKLIDYNENKTVYDQILKAFCFVNFSNKGGECNNQCYNLYYWIGDKLSSFLNDNISFWKGFKIIYDGFRNTSSNNKCNCIFFSDTDKENFKRMKIVHDYCEDHESIKQTLRTNNNVCSYEFQEYLKEAVSTYKKVYSECESNGSPSYCVELKKHVPVCLVEKLEDLTCELKKVSLELEGSGGFNYRSSDGLGSTNDPSTFDSSQIFMSIFFPVVGILFISFMIYKFTPLLSCIRTQLRRKTLLGNNLDGEDTHELEEYGFMHKNLNLQRRHLNVYYHPS; encoded by the exons atggGTAGTTTTTTGGAAGCATTACCTTCGcaattttattatagaaaaaaattcgAGTCGTTGTCTCTTGATTATTGCTTTTTAGAAGATAAAGTTGAAAAACTAAAGCCTAAATTAATTGactataatgaaaataaaactgTTTATGATCAAATTCTGAAGGCTTTTTGTTTCGtgaatttttctaataaagGTGGAGAATGTAATAATCAATGCTATAATTTGTACTATTGGATAGGAGACAAATTGTCTAGTTTTTTGAATGacaatatttcattttggaaaggttttaaaataatttacgaTGGCTTTAGAAATACTTCTTCGAATAATAAATGCaactgtatattttttagtgaTACTGATAAGGAGAACTTTAAAAGAATGAAGATTGTCCATGATTATTGTGAAGATCATGAGTCAATTAAACAAACTCTTAGaactaataataatgtttGTAGTTATGAATTTCAAGAATACCTTAAAGAAGCTGTTAGTACGTATAAGAAAGTTTATAGTGAATGTGAATCAAATGGATCACCATCATATTGTGTTGAACTTAAAAAACATGTTCCTGTTTGCCTTGTTGAAAAATTAGAAGATTTAACTtgtgaattaaaaaaagtttccTTAGAATTAGAAGGTTCAGGTGGATTTAATTATCGTTCATCTGATGGATTAGGAAGTACGAATGATCCTTCTACCTTCGATTCATCTCAAATTTTCATGTcgattttttttcctgttgtaggaattttattcatttccTTCATGATATATAag TTTACTCCACTATTATCTTGTATAAGAACTCAATTACGAAGAAAAACGTTACTTGGAAATAATTTGGATGGTGAGGATACACATGAATTAGAGGAATATGGGTTtatgcataaaaatttaaatttacagAGAAGacatttaaatgtatattatcaTCCTTCATAA